ataatggagcaagataaaatacacttgcttcacaaactgaaaatttggacagaaaacaagaattgctcctgtgctcacatagttcaatgaaatgaactgaatttgggtggaggataatgatttgagatacttgataggatggaaaagtttcatcccatttggaaacactatgaaggtacttccttcacaaacttgtgttctggtcagaaactttgaaaaattgcacagggaggtAGGGTGAATgtattgagctcatctttggtatccatgggttatttaacaatgttaaacaccctgccaaattgcagctcaattggacttagcaataaagcacttcctttgcaaaatttcagagaaggcaacaacttgcattggatcatgtgccaaattttgaactgtggaatcatgatataaggatggaactagtgattatatagcaaggacaagctccacaatttatgtgggaatttgctctgctataaaaatagtagttcctttggaaattggcagaaatgcaatattggcattaaataggaaaagacaattttccttatttaattatggccaatatacttgccagagcttggattaggcataagcatcaactccaccaattctcatgaatttaggagatggctagctatgcctttggattttattcctcagaaaggcaagaaaaggaataaatcataattcaaaaatattgcattggacttagcaatatttttgcatatccaaggttaagaaagataggatgatctctgggatcaattgggaggatcaacagaacaaggaaaatggtggctcctttgtaatcacaagggcatatccaaattccaaaaatttggaattagggtttaagaggaattgagctgatgcaaatgaggtcttgcccactgaaaaagacatgagcaggattttgaaaggttggaaatgacaaaatttctcagagtcatccagcaaactcaggagaaggattttgaaaatgagtgccaggaaggaataacagcacaaaaaatgataacccaattttggggctgttacagggAGGCGCAGGATGATCTGAGCATCAAACTCGCCCAAAAGATCAACTCAGGGAGGCGACAAAATTGCCGCATCAAAGCGAAGGCCACAAAGCAAACAACACTcatgaagaagaggaaggccgatGGAGGGCATGCTTGTGGCGTTCGTGGCGGTGGGCGTGCGGGTCGCAGATATGGTGGAGATCGCGGTCGGGGTCACGAAGTGTAGATGGTGTCGCCCACCGTCCAGACGCTACAATGGCCGGAGCATCACAAGGCTCCGTACTACTACGCTGCCAAGCAGCTCGGTAGGCAGTCTGCGGCAACTGCTGCCGGGCAAGTGCATGTACGCTGATGTCAACGAGGCGCCGCTGCTCTTCTCTGAGTTTGCTTTGCCACAGCTCGTCCGGATGCGGACAGCGGACGGGAAGCACATGGGTGCCCACACGTTGTTCACTGTTATTCCTAAAGTCGGGTGAAGGCGTACGACAACGCGGACATGGAGATGTTGGACATCATCCCTGAcggcaccggaggaggaggaggctatgAGAACGCGGGTGGAAGACTCTACTCACACACAGCAGGGCTACTCCCAGGCCGACATGCAGCAGACCGGCAAGGGCACACAACAACAAGAGGATTGGGCCATCGGACAGACATAGGAGGATGAGGACGGCGAAGACGATGATCCGGATGGTTTTGGCGGCGATCCAAAGAAGAAGGGTAgaggagaaagcttcaacatgCGGGAGGACGAGCCGTTGTGCCATGCATGGTTGTCCACTAGCCTCGATCAGATCCATAGCATGGAGCAAAAGGGCTCAACTTTTTGGGCCAACACTCACATATGGTTCCATGAACACAAGCATTTCACGCCCTACTCTGACGCGGTGATCCGCAACCGTGAACCAAAGTCCCTCAACCACCGATGGTACACCATCCAATAGGCCGTGTCGATGTATTGTGGCCACTTGGCGCATCTCATCACACGGTGGTTTATTGTGGTGCCCAAATCACCGAGCAAGTAAGTTATCACTTGTTGGAAATGCATAGTTGTGTTGATCATTTTGTAGCCGGATATGCTTTTGTTGATCATTCACCGGATATGAACAGCTTAGGCGCCgtatatgcatagttttgttgatcactagccggatatgcatagttttgttgatcactagccggatatgcATAGTTTGTTGATCGTTGGATGGATGTGCCCAGTTTTGTAGTCGGGTATGCATAGTTTTGTTGgttgatcactagccggatatgcagacctttgttgatcactagccggatatgcCGAGTTTTGTTGATCATTGGCCAGATGTGCCCTGTTATGAagccggatatgcatagttttgttgatcaTTGGCTTTTTTGTAACCTTGTCGTGCTTGTACGGTGTTCAAGAAATTGAAGAAGAAAAAATTCACcgtcatgcattgttggttgaagttgaatgggcaACCGAAGTGGAACCTATTCATAGCCAAGACTAGCTCCCAAGCCACCGAGGAAGAAACCGGTGACCCAACCGACCCAATGAAAGAACCACCCAAGAAGATTAGAAGAGGGTTTCAGAGAAAGAACTGGGAGAAGGAGAGGGCGAAGCGAGAAGGTGCGATGGTCAAGATGACAGAGAGGTTCAAGGACATCTTGTCCAAGAAGGAGGAGGCATTCGTCAAGCGCTCGAACATCAAGGAGAAAAAAAAGATGGAGAGGTTCAAACTATGGATGGAGGCGATCAAGAGGAAGCTAGTGCTAAAAAAGAAGAGGGCCTTGACTGAAGAGAAGAAGGTCATGCTCGAGGAGAAGAAGGCGGGGCTCGAAGAAAAGAAGGTGAAGATCGCAGCCGATTCAGAGGACGCCAAGATGTTGTCCTTGAAGGTGGAGTCTTTAGATGTTGACGCAAGAATGATCGTGCAAACCATCCGCTACAAGATGTTGCACCGCCAGAAAGATGTGTTGGAGGCGgtggacaaggaggaggaggaggcgaagaagGAGATGGAGGCTGCATACGCGGCGGCGGCGACACCTTGAGTGTGGAGGAGGCTCGGATTGCCGGTCGAGAAGGGCAGAAAATCTCAATTTTCTGCACGGACTAAAATTCTCTTCTGATCAAGATCGGGCATGTAAAAAACTTAAGCATACTACCTTTTTTTGGTTGTGATCGAGCATGTCATCCGGCGCGCCATGGACCAGACTTTTATTTGAATTTCAAATAGCCCTTTACTGACGGACATATACATGATAGCATTGGATGACCGGCCCCCGTATCAGTGTCTGCGGACTGATCCTCTTGTCCGTAAACGCATGTCGGAGCAAATTTGCGGGTCAGTGTTAGAGATGCCCTTAGCATCGATCACTAGCTCGATGGTTTGGCAATTATTACCCGGTTCTTGCCGCTGATTACGTTATAAATGTTCAtgcaccagggttcaagtcctggtgctcgcatttattcatgaatttatttcaggattttcggcgatgcgcattcagtgggaggagacgttcccgtcgacgacaagGTGCGTAcaatgacttcgtaaatttcaagatgatatgccggctcagtctttcggaggtactcatagagatagggtgtgcgtgtgtgcgtttataggagtgagtgtatgcgcgtgtatataagcgcttgcgtctatactgtgttaaaaaaatgttcatggtaCGTTTTTTTTTCTTTGCGAGTACTAGTATATGATGAAAACCTGCAGAGTGCAAAGAGATGGCAAAAAAAAATATCATCTGGTATTACGATGATGCATGGTGGAACGGCAATATGATAGTGTGAGTCAGCGCACTTTGCCCACGCGACCCTTGCGCTCCCAGAAAACAAACATAATCTCCGGAATAAGAAAGCGCGAGGAAGCAGCACCAAAAGGAGCGGGAATTGAAGCAGAAATAGGAAAATATCCCGATTTCTTTCCCAGTGCGGCTCCTCTCACTCTCTAACCCCCCGCCCTCCATTGGTGGGCGCCTCCGCTGCCACAACCTGGCCTCTATTTAAGAAGGCTCCTTGCGCCACCATCCTACTCACCACCGCACCACAGACCACACCCGCACCGCGCAGCTCGATCGCGTCCCCAGCTTCAGCTGAGCTCCAACTCAACTCAAATTAATCGCAGATGGTTTCTTGTGGGCCAGTAGTGGCTTAGCGCATTAGCGGCGGAGGTTGGTACGATCAGGTAGGCCGGAGGTGAGGTGCCACATGTTGAGTGGACAAACGGCGgttagtggcagcagcagcagcatcatcgTCATCAGCCGCGGCGTCGAGCAGGGGAGCGGGAGCGGGGAGCAGCAGCACCAGCGGCGGCCGGTCGAGGTGGAAGAGGGGGAGGAGCCAGAGTTCAGGGACATCCACGCGCTGAGCCCGCCCCGCGCGCTGAGCCTGTACCGCCGGAGCCGGCCGGGCAGCAGGGACTCTTGGGGGTCTGCGGCGGGGGCAGGGGGGAGCAGACACACGTCGATTCGCTCCGTCGGGAGCGACACCGCCCCCAGCGAGCTCTTCCCTACTATGAGCAGGGAGTTCTCGgccatggtcgccgcagcagccaGCGCTAACGCCTCGTCCTCCGCCGCGGCGGGCCACAGGGAGAGCGTGGACCGCGTGGCGAACGAGGACGCGCTGGGGAGGATCGGCGAGGAGGAGCTGGAGGAGACGAACCCGCTCGCCATCGTGCCGGACAGCAACCCCATCCCGTCGCCGCGCCGGGGGCTGTCGCCGCGCCCGGTGGAGGTGGCGGCGCCCGGTGCCGGACATGGACAGGGCGACGAGGTGTCGGTGGGGCAGGTGAAGAAGGACGAGGTGGAGACCAAGATCGCGGCGTGGCAGATCGCGGAGGTCGCCAAGGTCAACAACCGCTTCAAGCGCGAGGAGGTCGTCATCAACGGGTGGGAGGGCGACCAGGTCGAGAAGGCCAGCGCATGGCTCAACAAGTACGAGGTACACACAGCCCCAATCTTCTCCATCAATGATCAATCCACACCACACCATGCTCGCTCTGAACGAATTCTGATCGCGTGAATGTGAAACTCCCGTGCGTgcagaggaagctggaggagaagCGGGCCAAGGCGATGGAGAAGGCGCAGAACGAGGTGGCCAGGGCCCGGCGGAAGGCGGAGGACAAGCGTGCGTCGGCGGAGGCCAAGAGGGGCACCAAGGTGGCGCGCGTGCTGGAGCTCGCCAACTTCATGCGGGCCGTCGGCAGGGCGCCCACCAAGCGCT
This region of Triticum aestivum cultivar Chinese Spring chromosome 2D, IWGSC CS RefSeq v2.1, whole genome shotgun sequence genomic DNA includes:
- the LOC123052359 gene encoding remorin 4.1, whose amino-acid sequence is MLSGQTAVSGSSSSIIVISRGVEQGSGSGEQQHQRRPVEVEEGEEPEFRDIHALSPPRALSLYRRSRPGSRDSWGSAAGAGGSRHTSIRSVGSDTAPSELFPTMSREFSAMVAAAASANASSSAAAGHRESVDRVANEDALGRIGEEELEETNPLAIVPDSNPIPSPRRGLSPRPVEVAAPGAGHGQGDEVSVGQVKKDEVETKIAAWQIAEVAKVNNRFKREEVVINGWEGDQVEKASAWLNKYERKLEEKRAKAMEKAQNEVARARRKAEDKRASAEAKRGTKVARVLELANFMRAVGRAPTKRSFF